One window from the genome of Sebastes umbrosus isolate fSebUmb1 chromosome 12, fSebUmb1.pri, whole genome shotgun sequence encodes:
- the LOC119498041 gene encoding probable cation-transporting ATPase 13A3 isoform X1, translating into MKTREVKIINQGLEDEMEVWGYQPCLWKMILVGVGAVCSGGLLLLLLYWLPEWGVKSTCTHTSLRDAHTLLLRTTDEFKQWFRAKVHVMSAPGKKPFDSLDLPPAAQLPNGNGDQGIGAVHEEHHGKFAHRQPAQIHWFTHHSTKYYWNDVMQDFEFYKGLEDVKVNCASIHSDHSSGIPKTLQDYRRLFFGENEIAVRVPSLFKLLIKEVLNPFYIFQLFSVVLWSAEDYYYYATAIVFMSVISIATSLYTIKKQYVMLHDMVATHSVVRVSVCRGNKDIEQAMSTDLVPGDVILIPANGMIMPCDVVLIHGTCIVNESMLTGESVPVTKTSLPSSGEDATRSYDIEEHKRHTLFCGTQVIQTRFYAGELVEAVVVRTGFSTEKGQLVRSILHPKPTDFRLYRDAYLFLLCLVGVAGIGFIYTIVLSIMNKVPAKTIIIESLDIITITVPPALPAAMTAGIVYAQRRLKRIGIFCISPQRINMCGQLNLVCFDKTGTLTEDGLDLWGVQTAEDGRFSPPEADPAKESLVNSVFVACMATCHSLTKIEGELSGDPLDLKMFNATGWILEEPTEEETALHNPIMPTVVRPPKPSVPETNQNNPLTQNMELSELPSCEIGIVRQFPFSSTLQRMSVVVRRLGEKHMNAYLKGAPEVVASLCKQHTVPQSFTETLETYTRQGFRVIALAHRQLESKLSWHKVQSLSRDVIETNMEFLGLIIMQNKIKEETAGVLRELRQANIRTVMVTGDNMLTAISVARDCGMVRAYERVIIADAAPSKDFHPASITWHYTENPTQTNKDTQTVEINLEDGVYDEHVAQQEQSYHFAVTGKAFAVITEHFPQLVQKLVLRATVFARMAPDQKTQLVEVLQSIDYTVGMCGDGANDCGALKRAHSGISLSELEASVASPFTSTTSNISCVPNLIREGRAALITSFCVFKFMALYSIIQYLSVTLLYSILSNLGDFQFLFIDIAIILIIAFTMSLNPSWKELVWRRPPSSLISGPLLCSVLTQILTCLVFQVLAFLLVRQQSWYETWTPQSDACNGSSFSLSHNPNVTSPHDHKNIKNYENTTLFYVSSFQYLAVAIVFSKGKPFRQPSYKNWPFMLSCVGLYTFLLLIMLYPVPAIDSFLEIVCVPHDWRVTLVIIVAVNAAVSFMLEILILDIISRRLVFRCNQGANRPTEPPSADTPQKANDRWGSSFLSWLFCQRNKPPKVRYMHLALELQDNADWPPRPSSVTYATDPQSRSSVPL; encoded by the exons ATGAAGACGAGAGAAGTGAAGATTATCAACCAGGGTCTGGAGGACGAGATG GAGGTGTGGGGTTACCAGCCCTGTCTGTGGAAGATGATCCTGGTGGGTGTAGGCGCCGTGTGCTCCGGCggtctcctgctgctgctgctctactGGCTGCCTGAGTGGGGCGTCAAgagcacctgcacacacacctcGCTGagggacgcacacacactcctgctcAGGACCACG GATGAGTTCAAGCAGTGGTTTCGAGCCAAAGTACACGTGATGTCGGCTCCGGGAAAGAAACCCTTCGACAGCTTGGACCTGCCGCCCGCGGCTCAGCTGCCGAATGGAAACGGAGACCAAGGCATCGGTGCTGTGCACGAGGAGCATCATGGGAAATTTGCCCATAGACAACCTGCTCAG ATCCACTGGTTCACCCACCACAGCACTAAATACTACTGGAACGATGTGATGCAGGACTTTGAATTTTACAA AGGCTTGGAGGATGTGAAGGTGAACTGTGCAAGCATCCACTCTGACCACAGCTCTGGAATTCCTAAAACACTGCAGGACTATAg GAGGTTGTTTTTCGGTGAGAATGAGATTGCCGTGAGAGTGCCGTCTCTATTCAAGCTCCTCATAAAGGAA GTCTTGAATCCTTTCTACATCTTCCAGCTCTTCAGTGTTGTTCTGTGGAGCGCTGAGGACTATTACTATTATGCTACCGCCAtagttttcatgtctgtgatttcAATAGCTACCTCACTGTATACCATTAAAAAG CAATATGTGATGCTGCATGACATGGTGGCGACACACAGTGTGGTCcgtgtgtcagtgtgcagaGGAAATAAAG ATATTGAACAGGCCATGTCGACAGATCTCGTGCCCGGTGATGTCATCCTTATTCCAGCAAATGGGATGATCATGCCCTGCGACGTCGTGCTCATCCATGGGACCTGCATTGTAAATGAGAGCATGTTGACAG GAGAGAGCGTGCCAGTTACCAAGACCAGTCTGCCCAGTTCAGGCGAGGACGCGACCAGGAGCTACGACATTGAGGAGCACAAGAGACACACCCTGTTCTGTGGTACCCAAGTTATCCAGACCCGCTTCTACGCTGGAGAACTGGTGGAGGCTGTTGTGGTCAGAACAG GCTTCAGTACAGAGAAAGGCCAACTGGTCCGCTCCATCCTCCACCCTAAACCCACAGACTTCAGGCTGTACCGCGATGCTTACCTCTTCTTGTTGTGTCTGGTGGGGGTGGCAGGGATCGGCTTCATCTACACCATCGTCCTCAGCATCATGAACAAG GTTCCAGCTAAAACCATCATCATTGAGTCTCTggacatcatcaccatcaccgtGCCGCCGGCCTTACCGGCAGCCATGACGGCCGGTATCGTGTACGCGCAGCGTCGCCTGAAGCGCATCGGCATCTTTTGCATCAGTCCTCAGAGGATCAACATGTGTGGTCAACTCAACCTGGTTTGCTTCGACAAG acTGGTACTCTGACTGAAGACGGTTTGGACCTGTGGGGTGTTCAGACAGCTGAAGATGGCAG GTTTTCTCCCCCAGAGGCCGATCCAGCTAAAGAAAGTCTGGTTAACAGTGTGTTCGTGGCCTGCATGGCTACCTGCCACTCACTGACCAAGATAGAGGGCGAGCTCTCCGGAGACCCTCTGGACCTCAAGATGTTCAACGCTACAGGCTGG ATCCTGGAGGAGCCCACAGAGGAAGAGACTGCACTACACAATCCCATAATGCCCACAGTTGTGCGACCTCCAAAGCCCTCCGTCCCTGAAACCAACCAGAACAATCCTCTAACTCAGAACATG gaGCTGTCTGAATTACCA TCCTGTGAGATTGGTATTGTGCGTCAGTTCCCCTTCTCCTCGACCCTCCAGAGGATGAGTGTGGTGGTCAGGAGGCTGGGCGAAAAACACATGAACGCTTACTTGAAAGGAGCACCGGAGGTTGTGGCCAGCCTCTGCAAACAGCACACAG TCCCACAGAGCTTCACAGAGACTCTGGAGACCTACACCAGGCAGGGCTTCAGGGTTATTGCCCTGGCACACCGACAGCTGGAGTCCAAACTCTCCTGGCACAAAGTCCAGAGCCTCAGCAG GGACGTGATAGAAACCAACATGGAGTTTCTAGGTTTGATCATCATgcagaacaaaataaaagaggagACAGCCGGGGTTTTACGTGAATTACGTCAAGCTAACATCCGCACTGTGATGGTCACGG GTGACAACATGTTGACGGCGATATCGGTGGCTCGAGACTGCGGGATGGTCCGTGCATACGAGAGGGTCATTATTGCAGATGCTGCGCCTTCGAAGGATTTCCACCCTGCTAGCATCACATGGCATTACACTGAAAACCCCACTCAGACAAACAAGGACACTCAG ACTGTGGAGATAAATCTGGAGGACGGCGTGTATGACGAGCACGTTGCTCAGCAGGAACAAAGCTATCACTTTGCTGTGACCGGCAAAGCCTTCGCTGTTATCACCGAGCACTTCCCTCAACTCGTCCAAAAG CTCGTGCTGAGAGCCACTGTCTTCGCCCGCATGGCTCCAGACCAGAAGACTCAGCTGGTGGAAGTCCTGCAGAGCATCGA CTACACTGTTGGGATGTGTGGAGACGGTGCGAATGACTGTGGA gcTTTGAAGAGAGCTCACAGTGGGATCTCTCTGTCTGAGCTGGAGGCTTCTGTTGCTTCACCATTCACCTCCACTACCTCCAACATCTCCTGTGTTCCCAACCTCATCAG GGAGGGCCGAGCTGCCCTCATAACATCATTCTGCGTCTTCAAGTTCATGGCTCTCTACAGCATCATCCAGTACCTCAGTGTCACCCTGCTCTACTCG ATTCTCAGCAACTTGGGAGACTTCCAGTTCCTCTTCATTGACATCGCCATCATTCTCATCATCGCCTTCACAA TGAGTCTGAACCCGTCGTGGAAGGAGCTGGTGTGGCGCCGCCCGCCGTCCAGTCTGATCTCAGGCCCGCTGCTCTGCTCAGTTCTGACCCAGATCCTCACCTGCCTGGTCTTCCAGGTCCTGGCTTTCCTCTTAGTACGACAGCAGAGCTGGTATGAGACGTGGACGCCTCAGTCAGA TGCCTGTAATGGTTCCAGCTTTAGTCTCTCTCACAACCCGAATGTAACGAGCCCTCACGACCACAAAAACATCAAGAACTACGAGAACACCACCCTCTTCTACGTCTCCTCCTTCCAGTATTTGGCGGTGGCCATCGTTTTCTCCAAGGGAAAGCCCTTCAGACAGCCGAGCTACAAGAACT GGCCGTTCATGCTGTCCTGCGTCGGTCTGTATacgttcctcctcctcatcatgcTGTATCCTGTTCCCGCCATCGACAGCTTCCTGGAG ATCGTGTGTGTTCCTCATGACTGGCGCGTTACTCTGGTCATCATTGTCGCAGTGAATGCGGCGGTGTCTTTCATGCTGGAG ATTTTGATCCTTGACATCATCTCGCGGAGGCTAGTTTTCAGATGCAATCAAGGGGCAAATCGCCCCACAGAGCCGCCCTCTGCTGACACACCTCAG AAGGCCAATGACCGCTGGGGCTCGTCCTTCCTCTCCTGGTTGTTCTGTCAGAGAAACAAGCCCCCGAAGGTGCGCTACATGCACCTGGCCCTGGAGCTGCAGGACAACGCCGACTGGCCCCCAAGACCCTCCAGCGTCACCTACGCCACCGATCCACAATCCCGCAGCTCTGTCCCCCTCTGA
- the LOC119498041 gene encoding probable cation-transporting ATPase 13A3 isoform X3: protein MKTREVKIINQGLEDEMEVWGYQPCLWKMILVGVGAVCSGGLLLLLLYWLPEWGVKSTCTHTSLRDAHTLLLRTTDEFKQWFRAKVHVMSAPGKKPFDSLDLPPAAQLPNGNGDQGIGAVHEEHHGKFAHRQPAQIHWFTHHSTKYYWNDVMQDFEFYKGLEDVKVNCASIHSDHSSGIPKTLQDYRRLFFGENEIAVRVPSLFKLLIKEVLNPFYIFQLFSVVLWSAEDYYYYATAIVFMSVISIATSLYTIKKQYVMLHDMVATHSVVRVSVCRGNKDIEQAMSTDLVPGDVILIPANGMIMPCDVVLIHGTCIVNESMLTGESVPVTKTSLPSSGEDATRSYDIEEHKRHTLFCGTQVIQTRFYAGELVEAVVVRTGFSTEKGQLVRSILHPKPTDFRLYRDAYLFLLCLVGVAGIGFIYTIVLSIMNKVPAKTIIIESLDIITITVPPALPAAMTAGIVYAQRRLKRIGIFCISPQRINMCGQLNLVCFDKTGTLTEDGLDLWGVQTAEDGRFSPPEADPAKESLVNSVFVACMATCHSLTKIEGELSGDPLDLKMFNATGWILEEPTEEETALHNPIMPTVVRPPKPSVPETNQNNPLTQNMELSELPSCEIGIVRQFPFSSTLQRMSVVVRRLGEKHMNAYLKGAPEVVASLCKQHTVPQSFTETLETYTRQGFRVIALAHRQLESKLSWHKVQSLSRDVIETNMEFLGLIIMQNKIKEETAGVLRELRQANIRTVMVTGDNMLTAISVARDCGMVRAYERVIIADAAPSKDFHPASITWHYTENPTQTNKDTQTVEINLEDGVYDEHVAQQEQSYHFAVTGKAFAVITEHFPQLVQKLVLRATVFARMAPDQKTQLVEVLQSIDYTVGMCGDGANDCGALKRAHSGISLSELEASVASPFTSTTSNISCVPNLIREGRAALITSFCVFKFMALYSIIQYLSVTLLYSILSNLGDFQFLFIDIAIILIIAFTMSLNPSWKELVWRRPPSSLISGPLLCSVLTQILTCLVFQVLAFLLVRQQSWYETWTPQSDACNGSSFSLSHNPNVTSPHDHKNIKNYENTTLFYVSSFQYLAVAIVFSKGKPFRQPSYKNWPFMLSCVGLYTFLLLIMLYPVPAIDSFLEIVCVPHDWRVTLVIIVAVNAAVSFMLEKANDRWGSSFLSWLFCQRNKPPKVRYMHLALELQDNADWPPRPSSVTYATDPQSRSSVPL from the exons ATGAAGACGAGAGAAGTGAAGATTATCAACCAGGGTCTGGAGGACGAGATG GAGGTGTGGGGTTACCAGCCCTGTCTGTGGAAGATGATCCTGGTGGGTGTAGGCGCCGTGTGCTCCGGCggtctcctgctgctgctgctctactGGCTGCCTGAGTGGGGCGTCAAgagcacctgcacacacacctcGCTGagggacgcacacacactcctgctcAGGACCACG GATGAGTTCAAGCAGTGGTTTCGAGCCAAAGTACACGTGATGTCGGCTCCGGGAAAGAAACCCTTCGACAGCTTGGACCTGCCGCCCGCGGCTCAGCTGCCGAATGGAAACGGAGACCAAGGCATCGGTGCTGTGCACGAGGAGCATCATGGGAAATTTGCCCATAGACAACCTGCTCAG ATCCACTGGTTCACCCACCACAGCACTAAATACTACTGGAACGATGTGATGCAGGACTTTGAATTTTACAA AGGCTTGGAGGATGTGAAGGTGAACTGTGCAAGCATCCACTCTGACCACAGCTCTGGAATTCCTAAAACACTGCAGGACTATAg GAGGTTGTTTTTCGGTGAGAATGAGATTGCCGTGAGAGTGCCGTCTCTATTCAAGCTCCTCATAAAGGAA GTCTTGAATCCTTTCTACATCTTCCAGCTCTTCAGTGTTGTTCTGTGGAGCGCTGAGGACTATTACTATTATGCTACCGCCAtagttttcatgtctgtgatttcAATAGCTACCTCACTGTATACCATTAAAAAG CAATATGTGATGCTGCATGACATGGTGGCGACACACAGTGTGGTCcgtgtgtcagtgtgcagaGGAAATAAAG ATATTGAACAGGCCATGTCGACAGATCTCGTGCCCGGTGATGTCATCCTTATTCCAGCAAATGGGATGATCATGCCCTGCGACGTCGTGCTCATCCATGGGACCTGCATTGTAAATGAGAGCATGTTGACAG GAGAGAGCGTGCCAGTTACCAAGACCAGTCTGCCCAGTTCAGGCGAGGACGCGACCAGGAGCTACGACATTGAGGAGCACAAGAGACACACCCTGTTCTGTGGTACCCAAGTTATCCAGACCCGCTTCTACGCTGGAGAACTGGTGGAGGCTGTTGTGGTCAGAACAG GCTTCAGTACAGAGAAAGGCCAACTGGTCCGCTCCATCCTCCACCCTAAACCCACAGACTTCAGGCTGTACCGCGATGCTTACCTCTTCTTGTTGTGTCTGGTGGGGGTGGCAGGGATCGGCTTCATCTACACCATCGTCCTCAGCATCATGAACAAG GTTCCAGCTAAAACCATCATCATTGAGTCTCTggacatcatcaccatcaccgtGCCGCCGGCCTTACCGGCAGCCATGACGGCCGGTATCGTGTACGCGCAGCGTCGCCTGAAGCGCATCGGCATCTTTTGCATCAGTCCTCAGAGGATCAACATGTGTGGTCAACTCAACCTGGTTTGCTTCGACAAG acTGGTACTCTGACTGAAGACGGTTTGGACCTGTGGGGTGTTCAGACAGCTGAAGATGGCAG GTTTTCTCCCCCAGAGGCCGATCCAGCTAAAGAAAGTCTGGTTAACAGTGTGTTCGTGGCCTGCATGGCTACCTGCCACTCACTGACCAAGATAGAGGGCGAGCTCTCCGGAGACCCTCTGGACCTCAAGATGTTCAACGCTACAGGCTGG ATCCTGGAGGAGCCCACAGAGGAAGAGACTGCACTACACAATCCCATAATGCCCACAGTTGTGCGACCTCCAAAGCCCTCCGTCCCTGAAACCAACCAGAACAATCCTCTAACTCAGAACATG gaGCTGTCTGAATTACCA TCCTGTGAGATTGGTATTGTGCGTCAGTTCCCCTTCTCCTCGACCCTCCAGAGGATGAGTGTGGTGGTCAGGAGGCTGGGCGAAAAACACATGAACGCTTACTTGAAAGGAGCACCGGAGGTTGTGGCCAGCCTCTGCAAACAGCACACAG TCCCACAGAGCTTCACAGAGACTCTGGAGACCTACACCAGGCAGGGCTTCAGGGTTATTGCCCTGGCACACCGACAGCTGGAGTCCAAACTCTCCTGGCACAAAGTCCAGAGCCTCAGCAG GGACGTGATAGAAACCAACATGGAGTTTCTAGGTTTGATCATCATgcagaacaaaataaaagaggagACAGCCGGGGTTTTACGTGAATTACGTCAAGCTAACATCCGCACTGTGATGGTCACGG GTGACAACATGTTGACGGCGATATCGGTGGCTCGAGACTGCGGGATGGTCCGTGCATACGAGAGGGTCATTATTGCAGATGCTGCGCCTTCGAAGGATTTCCACCCTGCTAGCATCACATGGCATTACACTGAAAACCCCACTCAGACAAACAAGGACACTCAG ACTGTGGAGATAAATCTGGAGGACGGCGTGTATGACGAGCACGTTGCTCAGCAGGAACAAAGCTATCACTTTGCTGTGACCGGCAAAGCCTTCGCTGTTATCACCGAGCACTTCCCTCAACTCGTCCAAAAG CTCGTGCTGAGAGCCACTGTCTTCGCCCGCATGGCTCCAGACCAGAAGACTCAGCTGGTGGAAGTCCTGCAGAGCATCGA CTACACTGTTGGGATGTGTGGAGACGGTGCGAATGACTGTGGA gcTTTGAAGAGAGCTCACAGTGGGATCTCTCTGTCTGAGCTGGAGGCTTCTGTTGCTTCACCATTCACCTCCACTACCTCCAACATCTCCTGTGTTCCCAACCTCATCAG GGAGGGCCGAGCTGCCCTCATAACATCATTCTGCGTCTTCAAGTTCATGGCTCTCTACAGCATCATCCAGTACCTCAGTGTCACCCTGCTCTACTCG ATTCTCAGCAACTTGGGAGACTTCCAGTTCCTCTTCATTGACATCGCCATCATTCTCATCATCGCCTTCACAA TGAGTCTGAACCCGTCGTGGAAGGAGCTGGTGTGGCGCCGCCCGCCGTCCAGTCTGATCTCAGGCCCGCTGCTCTGCTCAGTTCTGACCCAGATCCTCACCTGCCTGGTCTTCCAGGTCCTGGCTTTCCTCTTAGTACGACAGCAGAGCTGGTATGAGACGTGGACGCCTCAGTCAGA TGCCTGTAATGGTTCCAGCTTTAGTCTCTCTCACAACCCGAATGTAACGAGCCCTCACGACCACAAAAACATCAAGAACTACGAGAACACCACCCTCTTCTACGTCTCCTCCTTCCAGTATTTGGCGGTGGCCATCGTTTTCTCCAAGGGAAAGCCCTTCAGACAGCCGAGCTACAAGAACT GGCCGTTCATGCTGTCCTGCGTCGGTCTGTATacgttcctcctcctcatcatgcTGTATCCTGTTCCCGCCATCGACAGCTTCCTGGAG ATCGTGTGTGTTCCTCATGACTGGCGCGTTACTCTGGTCATCATTGTCGCAGTGAATGCGGCGGTGTCTTTCATGCTGGAG AAGGCCAATGACCGCTGGGGCTCGTCCTTCCTCTCCTGGTTGTTCTGTCAGAGAAACAAGCCCCCGAAGGTGCGCTACATGCACCTGGCCCTGGAGCTGCAGGACAACGCCGACTGGCCCCCAAGACCCTCCAGCGTCACCTACGCCACCGATCCACAATCCCGCAGCTCTGTCCCCCTCTGA